A single window of Halobacillus naozhouensis DNA harbors:
- a CDS encoding 3-hydroxyacyl-CoA dehydrogenase, with the protein MTIQNVAVVGAGVMGRGIAYASALAGFHTTLVDVSEKQRRDAYSFAEHTTQKGIKKEKITESQAKDLLANLTTSSDLESTVNKADLLIEAVPEKRELKKKILETADQHAPEHTLFASNTSTISPTELGSYTNRASQVVVMHFFNPVHRMPLVEIVKGLETSEQTVDLIKFSSEKMGKETVEVNEFPGFVTSRISALVGNEAFHMLQEGVATAEDIDKAVRLGLNYPMGPLELGDLVGLDARLNNLKYLHETLGEKYRPAPLLEQLVQAGRLGKKSGRGIYKYNA; encoded by the coding sequence ATGACCATACAAAACGTTGCGGTTGTGGGGGCTGGTGTAATGGGGCGAGGCATAGCTTATGCCTCGGCCCTTGCTGGCTTTCATACAACATTAGTAGACGTATCGGAAAAGCAGCGGCGAGATGCATATAGCTTTGCTGAACACACAACACAAAAAGGAATTAAAAAAGAAAAAATAACCGAATCACAGGCCAAAGATCTGTTAGCTAATCTAACTACCTCCTCAGATCTTGAATCAACAGTGAATAAGGCTGATCTTCTAATCGAAGCAGTACCAGAAAAGCGGGAGCTTAAGAAAAAAATATTGGAGACCGCGGATCAACATGCCCCAGAGCATACTCTTTTTGCTTCAAATACGTCGACCATCAGTCCTACAGAACTTGGTTCCTATACAAATCGAGCCTCGCAAGTGGTCGTCATGCACTTTTTCAACCCTGTTCACCGCATGCCTTTAGTGGAAATTGTCAAAGGGTTAGAAACGAGTGAACAAACGGTTGATCTTATTAAATTCTCTTCAGAAAAAATGGGAAAAGAAACCGTTGAGGTGAATGAATTTCCGGGTTTTGTAACGAGCAGGATCAGTGCCCTCGTTGGAAATGAAGCGTTCCACATGCTGCAGGAAGGCGTGGCCACAGCAGAAGATATTGATAAAGCGGTTCGGCTAGGATTGAACTATCCAATGGGGCCGCTGGAGCTTGGAGATTTAGTCGGTTTAGATGCACGTCTGAACAACTTAAAGTATTTACACGAAACCCTTGGTGAAAAATATCGACCTGCACCTTTGTTGGAGCAACTCGTTCAAGCGGGCAGGTTGGGGAAAAAAAGTGGCCGCGGTATTTATAAGTATAACGCGTAA
- a CDS encoding aldehyde dehydrogenase family protein, whose translation MTSTVTAEAVTKVGEMKRDHYGMIINGERVESASGETFEVYNPAKGEVLATVAKANQEDAEKAVRAARQAFDNGKWSNKYPVGKRSRVLNNIAAIMRERFNELVEAEVLNSGKSVGAAQVQINQSIEDFEFYAGAIVGHRGAVNNMPNGFFNYTHKEPVGVCAQIIPWNYPMMMAAWKIAPAIAAGCSVIIKPASLTPITAIILNEICHEAGVPEGVVNTLPGSGKVVGDYLVEHKDINKVAFTGSTPTGRDIMSKSSETLKRLTLELGGKSPNIVFEDADLDAAVPGSLFGIFFNTGQSCEARSRMFVHESIYDEFMQQFIAKTEKLKSGDPFDKGTHLGSIISRNQLEVIDGYVQSAREEGATIATGGKPMTIEGFENGHWYEPTVITDVTSDMKAVKEEIFGPVVVVEKFTDEKDVIKRANDTEYGLGSAVWTTNQGRATRVSHQIEAGIVMVNTPFSAFPGTPFGGYKQSGFGRELCVETLDLYMEDKSVLSYYGPKPLNPFGV comes from the coding sequence ATGACAAGCACAGTAACAGCGGAAGCAGTGACAAAAGTTGGAGAGATGAAGCGTGACCATTATGGAATGATTATCAACGGTGAGCGTGTGGAGAGCGCCTCTGGCGAGACATTTGAAGTGTATAACCCAGCAAAAGGCGAGGTACTGGCGACAGTGGCTAAAGCCAATCAAGAGGATGCTGAGAAGGCCGTACGAGCAGCTAGGCAAGCATTTGATAACGGGAAATGGAGTAATAAATACCCGGTTGGCAAACGTTCACGCGTGCTGAATAACATTGCGGCCATTATGCGGGAACGTTTTAACGAATTGGTAGAAGCGGAAGTCTTAAATAGCGGAAAGTCTGTGGGTGCTGCACAAGTTCAAATTAATCAGTCAATTGAGGACTTTGAATTTTACGCTGGGGCGATTGTAGGCCACCGAGGTGCGGTAAATAATATGCCAAATGGCTTTTTTAACTATACGCATAAAGAGCCTGTTGGTGTCTGTGCCCAGATTATTCCTTGGAACTACCCTATGATGATGGCAGCTTGGAAAATAGCCCCGGCTATTGCAGCTGGCTGCTCTGTCATTATTAAACCAGCCAGTTTGACACCGATTACAGCGATTATTCTTAATGAAATTTGTCATGAAGCGGGGGTACCGGAAGGCGTCGTAAACACCCTCCCAGGGTCAGGTAAAGTCGTTGGTGACTATCTTGTTGAACACAAAGATATCAATAAGGTAGCCTTTACAGGGTCAACGCCGACAGGAAGAGATATTATGAGTAAATCTTCAGAGACGTTAAAACGACTCACCCTCGAGCTAGGTGGAAAATCACCAAATATCGTTTTTGAAGATGCAGACTTAGACGCGGCTGTACCGGGCTCTTTATTTGGCATTTTCTTTAACACTGGTCAATCCTGCGAAGCACGCTCACGCATGTTTGTCCACGAATCTATTTACGATGAATTTATGCAACAATTTATTGCGAAAACAGAGAAGCTGAAGTCTGGTGATCCTTTTGACAAAGGAACTCACCTCGGTTCGATTATCAGCCGCAACCAACTGGAAGTGATTGATGGATATGTTCAATCCGCCAGAGAAGAAGGGGCTACTATTGCTACAGGTGGTAAACCAATGACAATTGAAGGGTTTGAAAACGGTCATTGGTATGAGCCTACTGTGATTACAGATGTCACATCTGATATGAAAGCTGTGAAAGAAGAAATCTTCGGGCCAGTCGTTGTAGTAGAAAAATTCACTGATGAAAAAGATGTGATCAAACGGGCAAACGATACTGAATATGGATTAGGCTCAGCGGTATGGACAACAAATCAAGGAAGAGCAACTCGTGTATCCCACCAAATTGAAGCGGGAATCGTCATGGTCAACACTCCATTCTCAGCCTTCCCTGGCACACCTTTTGGAGGATATAAACAATCCGGATTCGGAAGAGAGCTTTGTGTTGAAACACTAGACCTATATATGGAAGATAAAAGTGTTCTTTCCTATTACGGACCAAAACCTTTAAATCCATTTGGGGTATAA
- a CDS encoding enoyl-CoA hydratase/isomerase family protein, whose protein sequence is MGNEFQTIIYEQSKGVATIVLNRPSAYNAFTEDMNKEIIKALKIAGKDDEVRSIVITGEGKAFCAGEDLGGVDEHTNHAEFLRNRYHPMMKAIKQTPKPIVAAVNGTAAGAGMSLALAADFRLVQPEVKFVSAFMGIGLIPDSGFLYVLPRLVGYAKALEVALLDKPITGAEAYQLGLATEVIEASEWEEEVTRFSEKLASLPTRSISLVKRYMMDGMNSTFEEMLEKEAQAQRIAGRSRDHQEGLQAFKEKRKPKFIGN, encoded by the coding sequence ATGGGGAATGAATTTCAGACCATTATTTATGAACAAAGCAAAGGTGTAGCGACCATCGTGTTAAACCGGCCATCTGCCTACAATGCTTTCACAGAGGACATGAACAAAGAGATCATTAAGGCCCTGAAAATAGCGGGCAAAGATGATGAAGTAAGAAGTATTGTGATTACTGGAGAAGGTAAGGCGTTTTGTGCGGGGGAAGATTTGGGCGGAGTGGATGAACATACGAATCACGCTGAGTTCCTTCGTAACCGCTATCATCCTATGATGAAAGCCATTAAGCAAACACCTAAGCCTATTGTTGCCGCTGTTAACGGTACGGCAGCGGGGGCGGGGATGAGTCTAGCATTAGCGGCCGATTTTCGTTTAGTTCAACCAGAAGTTAAATTTGTAAGCGCATTTATGGGTATTGGTTTAATCCCTGATTCTGGCTTTCTGTATGTCCTGCCCCGTCTAGTTGGTTATGCCAAAGCATTAGAGGTAGCTTTGCTCGATAAACCGATTACGGGGGCAGAAGCGTATCAGTTGGGACTCGCAACCGAGGTGATCGAGGCGTCGGAATGGGAGGAAGAGGTAACTCGATTCTCCGAGAAACTAGCCTCCTTGCCTACACGATCTATTTCTCTAGTGAAACGATACATGATGGATGGCATGAATTCTACGTTTGAAGAGATGCTTGAAAAAGAAGCCCAAGCGCAGCGTATAGCAGGTCGGTCCCGTGATCATCAAGAGGGGCTGCAGGCATTCAAAGAAAAACGCAAGCCAAAATTTATTGGAAACTAA
- a CDS encoding enoyl-CoA hydratase/isomerase family protein, whose amino-acid sequence MSNRFIKTSVENKAGIIQLNRPDVANALNRQMVDEIVGQMETFDRDDSIRAIVVKGNKKAFAAGADIDEMMEDSPLSLELSNPFAVWDRIMLIKKPIIAAVNGFALGGGFELALHCDLIVAAENASFGFPEVTLGVMPGAGGTQLLTKAMGRAKALEWIWLGQPMSAQEALQYGVVNRVVAPEMVEEETMRLTNQIAEQAPVAVRLIKESVDEAVDTPIEDGLKLERKNFYLAFASQDQKEGMQAFTEKRSPSFKGV is encoded by the coding sequence ATGAGTAATAGATTTATAAAAACATCTGTCGAGAATAAAGCAGGAATCATTCAGTTAAATAGGCCTGACGTAGCCAACGCACTGAATCGGCAAATGGTTGACGAAATCGTAGGGCAAATGGAAACGTTCGACCGTGATGATTCGATTCGAGCTATTGTAGTAAAGGGTAACAAAAAGGCTTTTGCTGCAGGGGCTGACATTGATGAGATGATGGAAGACTCGCCGCTGTCCCTAGAGCTATCCAATCCTTTTGCTGTCTGGGATCGAATAATGCTTATTAAAAAGCCGATTATCGCAGCTGTAAATGGTTTCGCATTAGGTGGAGGTTTTGAATTAGCGCTACACTGTGACCTTATCGTCGCCGCTGAGAATGCAAGCTTCGGCTTTCCGGAAGTTACTTTGGGCGTCATGCCAGGAGCTGGGGGAACACAACTATTAACAAAAGCAATGGGTCGGGCGAAAGCGTTGGAATGGATATGGTTAGGTCAGCCAATGAGTGCTCAGGAAGCACTGCAATACGGTGTGGTTAATCGAGTGGTTGCACCTGAGATGGTTGAGGAAGAAACGATGAGGCTTACCAACCAGATTGCCGAACAGGCACCTGTCGCCGTCCGCCTGATTAAAGAATCAGTAGATGAGGCTGTGGATACGCCGATAGAAGATGGATTGAAATTAGAACGGAAAAATTTCTATTTGGCCTTTGCTTCTCAGGATCAAAAAGAGGGAATGCAGGCATTTACAGAAAAGCGTTCTCCTTCTTTTAAAGGGGTGTGA
- a CDS encoding EthD family reductase, which translates to MVKLIALYKQPEDQEAFDEHYFNTHTPITKEIPGLRDMKVTKIVGSPMGESKYYLLCEMFYDDHESLQKGMKSDEGKASGKDLMGFAGDMVTLMIGEELDE; encoded by the coding sequence ATGGTAAAACTTATAGCGTTATATAAACAGCCAGAAGATCAAGAGGCGTTTGACGAGCACTATTTTAATACACATACTCCGATTACAAAAGAGATTCCTGGCTTAAGAGACATGAAAGTGACAAAAATAGTTGGCTCTCCCATGGGAGAAAGCAAGTATTACTTACTTTGTGAAATGTTTTACGATGACCATGAATCTCTCCAAAAAGGGATGAAATCGGATGAAGGGAAGGCTTCTGGGAAAGATCTGATGGGATTTGCCGGGGACATGGTTACGCTGATGATCGGTGAAGAATTAGATGAGTAA
- the paaD gene encoding 1,2-phenylacetyl-CoA epoxidase subunit PaaD, which produces MNDEQKHQKVHAILKTVDDPELPSVSVADLGMVHEVVVDQNKVSITMVPTFAGCPALDFIEKNVKHAVENMNWVEGCQVDFSFQEKWSTDAITDEGKEQLKKHGVSPPPENYRPGEEWSVDCPYCGSSFTSMDNVFGPTACRSILYCGSCKNPFEAMKPVVDYSVV; this is translated from the coding sequence GTGAATGATGAACAAAAGCACCAGAAGGTTCATGCCATTTTAAAAACTGTTGATGATCCAGAGCTCCCCTCGGTTAGCGTTGCAGATCTCGGGATGGTTCATGAAGTCGTGGTAGACCAAAATAAGGTGTCGATTACCATGGTCCCAACTTTTGCAGGGTGTCCCGCCCTCGATTTTATTGAGAAAAATGTGAAACATGCGGTAGAAAATATGAACTGGGTGGAGGGGTGTCAGGTCGACTTTTCATTTCAGGAAAAGTGGTCAACCGATGCCATTACAGATGAAGGGAAAGAACAATTGAAAAAACATGGCGTGTCACCTCCTCCGGAAAACTACCGGCCTGGGGAAGAATGGTCTGTCGATTGTCCGTATTGTGGATCTTCTTTTACATCTATGGACAATGTGTTTGGACCCACGGCATGTCGCAGTATTCTCTACTGTGGATCCTGTAAAAATCCTTTTGAAGCGATGAAGCCAGTGGTAGACTACTCTGTTGTTTAA
- the paaC gene encoding 1,2-phenylacetyl-CoA epoxidase subunit PaaC, translating into MKSIETADQAKQDTSYYQALTELLYQLADDDFIISFRGSEWLGLAPHIEEDVAFSSITQNTMGHAFLYYQLLEELGEGEVDVLAHERPPEQRRNASYFEKRNGEGSYMGEPRYDWALTVVRQFLYETMKKVKLEAAVKSSYQPLANTAQKVLMEQPYHLAHWKMWMQQLQASTEEAKTKIYSRLEEAWSEGQDILELGPQAQELEHHQLIAGEDYLRNQWLKEVQATIKTPPASPLGKKFGSGRSGEHTPDLEQALQTLAEVYDSDRNAVW; encoded by the coding sequence ATGAAATCGATCGAAACAGCGGATCAAGCGAAACAAGACACGTCTTATTATCAGGCCTTAACTGAATTGCTTTATCAGTTAGCCGATGATGACTTTATCATTTCATTCCGTGGGTCTGAATGGTTGGGGCTCGCTCCTCATATTGAAGAAGATGTTGCTTTTTCATCGATTACGCAGAACACGATGGGGCACGCGTTTCTCTACTACCAATTGTTAGAGGAATTAGGGGAGGGGGAGGTTGATGTACTTGCTCACGAACGGCCTCCCGAGCAAAGGCGAAACGCCAGCTATTTTGAGAAGAGAAATGGAGAGGGCTCTTACATGGGAGAGCCGCGGTATGATTGGGCACTGACTGTTGTTCGGCAATTTTTATATGAAACTATGAAAAAGGTAAAACTTGAAGCGGCAGTGAAAAGCTCATATCAACCACTAGCGAATACCGCGCAGAAAGTGTTAATGGAGCAGCCTTATCATTTAGCCCACTGGAAAATGTGGATGCAACAACTTCAAGCCTCAACCGAAGAAGCGAAAACAAAGATTTACTCACGGTTAGAAGAGGCGTGGAGCGAGGGTCAGGACATCTTGGAATTAGGGCCTCAGGCTCAGGAGCTGGAACACCATCAATTAATTGCTGGTGAAGACTATTTGAGAAATCAGTGGTTGAAAGAAGTGCAAGCTACAATAAAAACTCCACCGGCATCCCCGCTAGGTAAAAAGTTTGGCAGTGGAAGATCAGGAGAGCATACTCCAGATTTAGAACAAGCCCTTCAAACGCTTGCTGAAGTGTATGATAGCGATCGAAATGCCGTGTGGTAA
- the paaB gene encoding 1,2-phenylacetyl-CoA epoxidase subunit PaaB yields the protein MMEKQNESTFYQEYEVFSKKNEKSPIQHQFSLLAPNDEMALNMAQENFMRREKVLDVWVVQRDNIRSMTSEERQQWTYRLNNKEYRNTKGYGYLRKKWSEKEQGMLDEKEIMSWKEVKKS from the coding sequence ATGATGGAAAAGCAGAATGAATCTACCTTTTATCAAGAATATGAAGTGTTCAGCAAAAAAAATGAAAAATCGCCAATCCAACACCAATTCAGCTTGCTGGCTCCAAATGATGAGATGGCGCTGAATATGGCACAGGAAAATTTCATGCGCCGGGAAAAGGTGCTCGATGTCTGGGTGGTGCAGCGAGATAATATCCGCTCGATGACCAGTGAAGAGCGGCAACAATGGACATATCGTTTAAATAATAAAGAATACCGCAATACAAAAGGTTATGGGTACTTAAGGAAAAAATGGAGTGAAAAAGAACAGGGAATGTTAGATGAGAAAGAAATCATGTCCTGGAAAGAGGTGAAAAAATCATGA
- the paaA gene encoding 1,2-phenylacetyl-CoA epoxidase subunit PaaA, with protein MERIEAGEKIEADDWMPNEYRQTLIKLISMHGISEIMGALPEKEWVPKAPTVKRKLGIMAKVQDEMGHGQLLLRVAEDLMKPSGKNRESLMEDLLKGDLKFHNVFHMPTKTWADAGMVGWLVDGAAIISQTNMLDASYGPYQRALKRICQEEVFHAQHGEAVIMALAEGTEAQRQILQESLNRWWPSLLMFFGPESAATTGSSKQEVTTKYRIRKSSNEELRQAFLDKYLPRVFSLGLTVPDETVHYDEEKGHWVYQQPDWNEFKQIISNNGPRSKERLRLREIAYENNRWVRQALAPQVVVS; from the coding sequence ATGGAGCGTATTGAGGCGGGCGAAAAAATTGAGGCTGACGACTGGATGCCAAACGAGTACCGTCAAACGCTCATTAAACTAATTTCCATGCATGGAATTAGCGAAATAATGGGGGCGCTGCCTGAAAAAGAATGGGTTCCGAAAGCGCCCACTGTTAAAAGGAAACTAGGGATCATGGCTAAAGTTCAGGATGAAATGGGCCATGGGCAACTGCTTTTAAGAGTAGCTGAAGACTTAATGAAACCTTCTGGAAAAAACAGGGAAAGCCTAATGGAAGATCTATTAAAGGGAGATCTGAAATTCCATAACGTATTTCATATGCCGACGAAAACCTGGGCAGATGCAGGTATGGTTGGATGGTTAGTTGATGGGGCAGCGATTATTTCGCAAACGAATATGTTGGACGCTTCATACGGACCATACCAACGAGCTCTTAAGCGGATCTGTCAGGAAGAAGTTTTCCACGCTCAACATGGTGAAGCGGTGATTATGGCGCTAGCTGAAGGCACGGAGGCTCAGAGACAAATCCTGCAAGAATCACTGAATCGCTGGTGGCCCTCACTCTTAATGTTCTTCGGTCCTGAATCTGCAGCAACTACTGGATCATCTAAGCAAGAAGTTACGACTAAATATCGCATTCGTAAGAGTTCTAATGAAGAATTGCGTCAGGCTTTTCTAGATAAATACTTACCTCGGGTATTCTCATTAGGATTAACGGTCCCTGATGAAACCGTCCACTATGACGAAGAAAAAGGTCATTGGGTGTATCAGCAGCCAGATTGGAATGAGTTCAAGCAAATTATCAGCAATAACGGACCGCGATCAAAAGAACGTTTGCGATTAAGGGAAATTGCCTATGAAAATAATCGTTGGGTCAGGCAGGCATTGGCTCCGCAGGTGGTTGTCTCATAG
- a CDS encoding phenylacetate--CoA ligase family protein codes for MSTFSQKETWSPSRMKEFQWEGLKKTIGRVYNEVPFYRESFQQLNITPDHIQSWEDVQKLPFTRKHHLRENYPFNLLAAPMKDVVRLHASSGTSGKPTVVAYTRNDMENWGEIAARAIYMGGGRQEDVLHNAYGYGLFTGGLGIHVGSENLGCATIPISGGNTTKQITLIQDFKPRVICCTPSYLLNIGETMKSKGIDPASTSLKYAILGAEPWSEEMRHTIEKMFDLKASDIYGLSEIMGPGVAMECVDCQDGLHIAEDHFLVEVIDPETLEQVPDGEDGELVFTSLTKEALPIIRYRTGDIASITRGTCACGRTTTKMSRVKGRIDDMLIIRGVNVFPSEIERYICSLEELVPHYQIHLQKKGVMDHVELHVEVCEDFFESLPMQDFDHPVAQDLIKRIQKSLKMEALVSMDVYLEKPKAIPRSEGKAKRVIDYRSSFSTTP; via the coding sequence ATGTCTACTTTTTCACAAAAAGAAACTTGGAGTCCCTCAAGAATGAAAGAGTTTCAATGGGAAGGCTTGAAGAAGACAATTGGACGTGTTTATAATGAAGTCCCTTTTTATCGGGAGAGTTTTCAGCAATTAAATATTACCCCTGACCATATTCAGTCATGGGAAGATGTACAAAAGCTCCCTTTCACCAGAAAACATCATTTACGTGAGAATTATCCTTTTAATTTGTTGGCCGCTCCCATGAAAGATGTTGTACGATTACATGCATCATCTGGTACAAGCGGGAAACCAACTGTAGTTGCCTATACAAGAAACGATATGGAAAACTGGGGAGAGATCGCAGCTCGTGCTATTTATATGGGGGGAGGACGTCAAGAGGATGTTCTTCATAACGCCTACGGTTATGGCCTATTTACCGGTGGATTAGGTATCCACGTTGGGTCCGAAAATCTAGGTTGTGCCACCATCCCCATTTCAGGCGGGAATACAACCAAGCAAATCACACTCATTCAAGATTTTAAGCCACGGGTTATTTGCTGTACGCCCTCTTATTTGTTGAACATTGGAGAAACCATGAAGAGTAAAGGGATTGATCCTGCTTCTACTTCTTTGAAATACGCAATACTTGGCGCAGAACCCTGGTCTGAGGAAATGAGACATACCATTGAAAAAATGTTCGATTTAAAAGCGTCAGACATATATGGCCTAAGTGAAATTATGGGACCTGGGGTCGCTATGGAGTGTGTGGATTGTCAAGATGGGCTTCACATTGCCGAAGACCATTTTTTAGTTGAGGTGATAGACCCTGAAACACTAGAACAAGTACCAGATGGAGAAGATGGAGAGTTAGTATTTACGAGCCTCACTAAAGAAGCCTTGCCTATCATCCGTTACCGTACAGGCGATATTGCTTCTATTACGAGAGGGACGTGCGCTTGTGGACGAACTACAACAAAAATGAGTCGTGTTAAAGGGCGCATTGATGATATGTTGATTATCCGCGGAGTGAATGTGTTCCCTTCTGAAATTGAGCGTTATATCTGCAGCTTGGAGGAGCTCGTCCCCCATTATCAGATTCATCTCCAAAAAAAGGGAGTGATGGATCACGTAGAATTACATGTAGAGGTTTGCGAAGATTTTTTTGAGTCACTGCCAATGCAAGACTTTGATCACCCAGTAGCTCAAGACCTTATCAAAAGAATTCAAAAGTCATTAAAAATGGAAGCACTGGTATCGATGGATGTTTATCTGGAAAAACCAAAAGCAATCCCTCGATCTGAAGGAAAAGCTAAACGTGTTATTGATTACCGTTCTAGCTTTTCTACAACTCCATAA
- the paaX gene encoding phenylacetic acid degradation operon negative regulatory protein PaaX, with the protein MDKLFNTRSMIFTLYGDYISQYGNVIWIGSLIRLLQEFGHNEQSVRAAISRMSKQGWVQSERKGNKSYYYLTDRGRDRMDEAANRIFKIEAPSWDGEWRLLLYTIPEEKRHLRDELRRELVWSGFGLLSNSCWITPNPLEEQIHNLIAKYEIGSYVNFFRAKYEGMSENKDLVEQCWDLDEINERYSEFIQNYSQKYIIDKNKIEKGDLSDGSCFVERTLLVHQYRKFLFIDPSLPQELLPENWLGDSAASLFRDYYRMLEEPATRFFESVFEPGESLNNKDS; encoded by the coding sequence ATGGATAAATTATTTAATACTCGTTCAATGATTTTTACGTTATACGGAGATTATATTAGTCAGTACGGAAATGTCATTTGGATCGGAAGCTTAATTCGATTACTTCAAGAATTTGGACACAACGAACAGTCTGTCCGAGCCGCCATTTCCAGAATGAGCAAGCAGGGGTGGGTACAGTCTGAGAGGAAAGGAAATAAAAGCTATTATTACTTAACGGATCGTGGAAGAGACCGAATGGATGAAGCGGCAAATCGAATTTTTAAAATTGAAGCCCCTTCATGGGACGGGGAATGGAGATTACTTCTCTATACGATCCCTGAAGAAAAGCGTCACTTGAGGGATGAACTAAGGCGAGAATTAGTTTGGAGTGGTTTTGGCTTATTGTCTAACAGTTGTTGGATTACTCCTAATCCATTAGAGGAACAAATCCACAATTTAATTGCCAAATACGAAATTGGCTCCTATGTTAATTTCTTTCGGGCGAAATATGAAGGAATGAGCGAGAATAAAGACTTAGTAGAGCAATGTTGGGACCTTGATGAAATTAATGAACGCTACTCTGAATTTATACAAAACTATAGCCAGAAATATATTATAGACAAGAACAAGATTGAAAAGGGAGATTTGAGTGATGGAAGCTGCTTCGTAGAGCGTACCTTACTTGTCCATCAATATAGAAAGTTCTTATTCATAGATCCTAGTCTTCCTCAGGAACTATTACCTGAAAATTGGCTGGGAGATTCAGCCGCATCCCTATTTAGAGATTATTATCGTATGTTGGAAGAACCAGCTACCCGCTTCTTTGAGTCTGTATTTGAACCAGGAGAATCTCTGAATAACAAAGATTCTTAG
- a CDS encoding gamma carbonic anhydrase family protein: MIYRYKDFSPRIHETAFVADGSKIIGDVEIGAQSSVWFNVVLRGDEGPIRIGERCNIQENTMCHLYEDFPLTLEDEVSVGHNAIVHGCTLRKGALVGMGATVLDGAEIGEYSIIGANSLVPSGKVIPPRSLVLGSPGKVVRTLSDKDFEMIEETIDTYVQKGQEFLKIEVLEKVFE; the protein is encoded by the coding sequence ATGATTTATCGTTATAAAGATTTTTCGCCACGTATTCACGAAACCGCTTTTGTTGCAGATGGCTCTAAAATTATTGGAGATGTAGAGATTGGGGCTCAATCAAGCGTTTGGTTTAATGTTGTATTAAGAGGAGACGAGGGGCCAATTCGAATTGGGGAGCGTTGCAATATCCAGGAAAATACAATGTGCCATCTTTACGAGGATTTCCCGCTTACACTGGAGGATGAGGTATCTGTCGGCCATAACGCTATTGTACATGGATGTACCTTAAGAAAAGGGGCACTTGTAGGAATGGGAGCTACCGTTTTAGATGGAGCGGAGATTGGGGAATATTCGATTATCGGAGCAAATAGTCTGGTTCCCTCTGGGAAAGTGATTCCACCTCGTTCACTCGTGTTAGGATCACCTGGAAAAGTAGTGCGAACTTTATCCGATAAAGATTTCGAAATGATTGAAGAGACAATCGATACTTACGTTCAAAAAGGGCAGGAATTTCTAAAAATAGAAGTGCTTGAAAAGGTTTTTGAATAA